Proteins encoded in a region of the Lepeophtheirus salmonis chromosome 6, UVic_Lsal_1.4, whole genome shotgun sequence genome:
- the LOC121119180 gene encoding uncharacterized protein: protein MLFSVLVLFFVFYILNKTIHKKEVDTNMNLGARSDSKQGRIRVIEREYIYESPEDFKKLHGSYLPSEPGYSTSPSISVQHKTYKESQENRQQLSFFFKDEYEENNKSFENFLNETKLDGEVFIEKPTEASKPSNVMEELNKAYYRIKGEHQRTTTSNSKKDNSFFIEENSDYVNSNSHDSFFSMDSGISDNQQTKKKFKMNFSF, encoded by the exons atgttgtttagtgttttagtattatttttcgtATTCTACATCCTTAACAAAaccattcataaaaaagaagtagATACTAATATGAATCTTGGAGCCCGTAGTGACTCCAAGCAGGGTCGAATCCGTGTTATCGAACGAGAGTATATTTACGAGTCGCCTGAGGACTTTAAGAAATTGCATGGTTCTTATTTACCAAGTGAGCCAGGGTATTCCACAAGTCCTTCGATTTCTGTGCAGCATAAG accTATAAGGAATCACAGGAAAATCGACAACAACTCTCATTCTTTTTCAAGGatgaatatgaagaaaataataaaagttttgaaaacttCCTCAATGAGACGAAATTAGATGGGGAAGTATTTATAGAAAAACCAACAGAGGCATCCAAACCTTCAAATGTTATGGAG GAACTCAACAAAGCGTATTATCGAATTAAAGGGGAACACCAACGAACCACGACATCAAACTCTAAAAAAGATAATAGTTTCTTTATAGAAGAAAATTCCGATTACGTCAACTCCAATTCCCATGATTCGTTCTTTTCCATGGATAGTGGTATTTCCGATAAccaacaaactaaaaaaaagttcaaaatgaaCTTTAGTTTTTAA